A single region of the Etheostoma cragini isolate CJK2018 chromosome 3, CSU_Ecrag_1.0, whole genome shotgun sequence genome encodes:
- the spred3 gene encoding sprouty-related, EVH1 domain-containing protein 3, which translates to MEGDVRVRAVVMTRDDSSGGWVPLGGGGLSHVVICKGRSHDGRGRREHIIRGERLRDRAPVLECAVQRGLVYNKVNPIFHHWRVEDRKFGLTFQSPADAISFEKGLQTVLDKLDRGSDSPSSSTPDEADTEDDGQASHTGSESSSNSRKEMLPKPITIVTSESSSTCFGRPEEFSFGSSHALTTQTPAQIHTRPGQHQLSQMTAVLNPPAPPLPPPAPPTPPVGPPASSPLSPTISLLEEGDLHSVDPCKDLWGSRGYEDYRRAGATRTMVGGLTGGVVVGGGGSLQDKSELCVVRFEKELAGVGTAGCEVTVSLDSKASQGLSTSSPTCVSTPNAVSGVSSPAGSPQETCKGSPSPCCIHTSLATPRPRTRKRGGGGASSGSDPGAISPDDDSPCPQASSSCSSRCVYCRSVFSASENGRGRCRDAPDPALHCLRQWTCVWCAESLLYHCMSDSEGEFWEPCSCEDSLGGHPHPLCCARWLALLALSLFVPCMCCYVPLRACLRCGERCGCCGGKHKAVR; encoded by the exons ATGGAGGGCGA TGTGCGTGTTCGCGCAGTGGTGATGACGCGTGATGACTCCAGCGGCGGTTGGGTGCCCCTCGGAGGTGGCGGCCTCAGTCATGTGGTCATATGTAAAGGGCGGAGTCATGACGGCAGGGGGCGGAGAGAACACATCATACGCGGAGAACGGCTGCGAGATCGAgca CCAGTGTTGGAGTGTGCAGTGCAAAGGGGGTTAGTGTACAACAAGGTGAACCCCATCTTTCATCACTGGAGGGTAGAAGATCGAAAGTTTGGCCTCACGTTCCAGAGTCCTGCCGATGCCATCTCCTTTGAGAAAGGGCTGCAGACTGTCCTAGACAAGCTCGACAGAG GCTCTGACTCGCCCTCGTCCTCCACACCAGATGAAGCCGACACCGAGGACGATGGACAAGCT TCTCATACAGGAAGTGAGTCGTCATCCAACAGCAGAAAGGAGATGCTTCCCAAACCCATCACCATAGTAACGAGCGAGTCGTCCTCTACCTGCTTCGGGCGGCCGGAGGAGTTTAGTTTCGGATCCAGCCATGCTCTCACCACTCAGACACCTGCTCAG ATCCACACCAGGCCGGGACAGCACCAGCTCTCACAAATGACGGCTGTGTTGAATCCGCCGGCGCCCCCGCTTCCACCTCCTGCTCCACCTACTCCTCCCGTGGGTCCTCCGGCCTCATCTCCTCTGTCCCCCACCATTTCGCTCCTGGAAGAGGGAGACCTGCACAGCGTGGACCCTTGCAAAGACCTGTGGGGTTCTCGAGGTTACGAGGATTACCGACGGGCGGGGGCCACTAGGACTATGGTCGGGGGGCTGACCGGGGGTGTGGTTGTCGGTGGCGGAGGGAGTCTGCAGGACAAGTCCGAGCTGTGTGTGGTTCGCTTTGAGAAGGAGCTGGCAGGAGTGGGCACGGCCGGCTGCGAAGTGACAGTGAGCCTGGACAGTAAGGCCTCGCAGGGTCTGTCCACGTCGTCGCCCACCTGTGTGTCCACGCCCAACGCCGTATCGGGCGTGTCCTCGCCTGCTGGCTCCCCCCAGGAGACGTGCAAAGGCTCGCCCTCCCCCTGCTGCATCCACACCTCGTTGGCCACGCCCCGGCCGCGGACTCgtaagagaggaggaggaggggccaGCAGTGGCAGCGACCCAGGGGCGATCTCCCCCGACGACGACAGCCCGTGTCCCCAGGCCTCGTCGTCGTGCTCGTCCCGCTGCGTGTACTGCCGCTCCGTGTTCAGCGCTTCGGAGAACGGGCGGGGCCGCTGCAGAGACGCCCCGGACCCGGCCCTGCACTGCCTGCGCCAGTGGACCTGCGTGTGGTGCGCGGAGAGTCTGCTCTACCACTGCATGTCAGACTCTGAGGGAGAGTTCTGGGAGCCGTGCTCGTGTGAGGACTCGCTGGGGGGGCACCCACACCCCCTTTGCTGTGCCCGCTGGTTGGCCCTCCTGGCCCTGTCCCTCTTTGTGCCCTGCATGTGCTGCTACGTGCCTTTGCGCGCCTGCCTGCGGTGTGGGGAGAGGTGTGGCTGCTGTGGGGGAAAGCACAAGGCGGTCCGATGA